Part of the Deltaproteobacteria bacterium genome, ATCGTGCACCTCGGCGAAGTCGATGTCACGCGGGCCGACGCCGGCCATGGCGTACGCCTGGCGGGCGGCGGCCTGCGTGGAGCGGAAGCCGAGGTAGTCGAACGTCGGGTCGAAGTACGGGCGCCCGGTCGTGACCGCGAGGCCGGCGCCCTTCACGAGGACCGGGTCCCTCTTGAAGCGGCGGGCGCGGTCGGCGCGGCAGATGATCGCCGCGGCGGCGCCGTCGGTCGTCGGGCAGCAGTCGAGGAGACCGAACGGCCAGGCGATGATCGGCGCCTTCAGGACCTGCTCCGCGGTGACCTCCATGCGGAGATGCGCCTTGTCGTTCAGCGCCCCGTTGTGGTGGTTCTTGACCGCCACCCGGGCGAGCGTCTCGCGGCCGAGGCCGAAGGTGTGCATGTAGCGGTTCGCGGCGAGCGCGAAGAGACCGGGCGCCGTGTTCCCGCGGGCGAGGAGCGGGTGGCCGAGGCGCGGGATGCCCCGGCCGCCGCGGTCCTTCAGCTTCTCGGCGCCGAGGACGAGGACGACGTCGGCGACGCCTGCCGCGACGGCGAGGCAGCCGTTGCGGAACGCGTCGGTGCCCGTCGCACAGTAGTTCTCGACGCGCGTGATCGGCCGGTCGTAGAGGCGGAGCGCGTCGCCGAGCGACACCGCCGCCTTGCCGCCGCCCGCGCCGGGCAGGTAGGTCCCGAGGTAGGCCGCGTCGATCTCGGCGGGCTCGATGCCGGCGTCGGCGTACGCGTCGAAGGCGGCGTCGGCGATGAGCTCCTCGTAGCTCCGCTCGAAGCGGTCGCCGAACTTCGTGCAGCCGACGCCGATGACCGCCACCTGGTCCTTCATAATACGGGGCGCGCCTTCCAGAAGTAGTGGCGGTTGCCGCCGGCCTCGTGCAGGCGCCGGAACGTGAGCTCCACCGGCGTGCCCACCTTCACCTCGCCGTCGGCCGCGTCGGTCACCTGAAGGTAGAGCCGGCCGCCGCCCTCGAGATCGATGACCGCCATCGGCA contains:
- a CDS encoding 3-hydroxy-3-methylglutaryl CoA synthase, which codes for PMAVIDLEGGGRLYLQVTDAADGEVKVGTPVELTFRRLHEAGGNRHYFWKARPVL
- a CDS encoding acetyl-CoA acetyltransferase, with protein sequence MKDQVAVIGVGCTKFGDRFERSYEELIADAAFDAYADAGIEPAEIDAAYLGTYLPGAGGGKAAVSLGDALRLYDRPITRVENYCATGTDAFRNGCLAVAAGVADVVLVLGAEKLKDRGGRGIPRLGHPLLARGNTAPGLFALAANRYMHTFGLGRETLARVAVKNHHNGALNDKAHLRMEVTAEQVLKAPIIAWPFGLLDCCPTTDGAAAAIICRADRARRFKRDPVLVKGAGLAVTTGRPYFDPTFDYLGFRSTQAAARQAYAMAGVGPRDIDFAEVHDCFTWTEISNIEDLGFCAKGEGGRLVEEGRTALDGDIPVNPSGGLKSFGHPIGASGVRMIYECVTQLRGEAGARQVKHPELGLAHNVGGPGAVSCVVVLGRG